The genomic window ACACTTCGCTGCAAACATCCCTGAAGTCTAACTTGCTTCTTTAGCAGCGTTGGTTTCCAGCTGGAACAATAGGGGGCGACAAAGAGACATAAACGACATCACTGCAGGTTGTCCTGTAATTAATCACAACTAATCTTTAAACGTTTATCTACAAAATaggcaacattttaaaacaacccaTTCGGCTGCTAAACGattaaacagcaacaaaaatatttatattttcaggttttcagcCATCAGACTGGAGCAAAGATTTCTGTTCATCTTCAGAGAGGTTAGCTGGGNNNNNNNNNNNNNNNNNNNNNNNNNNNNNNNNNNNNNNNNNNNNNNNNNNNNNNNNNNNNNNNNNNNNNNNNNNNNNNNNNNNNNNNNNNNNNNNNNNNNNNNNNNNNNNNNNNNNNNNNNNNNNNNNNNNNNNNNNNNNNNNNNNNNNNNNNNNNNNNNNNNNNNNNNNNNNNNNNNNNNNNNNNNNNNNNNNNNNNNNNNNNNNNNNNNNNNNNNNNNNNNNNNNNNNNNNNNNNNNNNNNNNNNNNNNNNNNNNNNNNNNNNNNNNNNNNNNNNNNNNNNNNNNNNNNNNNNNNNNNNNNNNNNNNNNNNNNNNNNNNNNNNNNNNNNNNNNNNNNNNNNNNNNNNNNNNNNNNNNNNNNNNNNNNNNNNNNNNNNNNNNNNNNNNNNNNNNNNNNNNNNNNNNNNNNNNNNNNNNNNNNNNNNNNNNNNNNNNNNNNNNNNNNNNNNNNNNNNNNNNNNNNNNNNNNNNNNNNNNNNNNNNTTAGCTGCTGCTGTGGATGCTACATTAGCTGCTAATGTTGATGGATGctacattagcattagctgctactgTGGTGCTAGATTAGCAGCTCATAACTTTTCTATGTAAAAAAGgtttaacacattaaaatctgtctttaatggaaataaatatgttaacatTTTGGCCCTAAAATAAGCTAAACTGAATATGTTTCATGTTGTGGGTATGGTTTCAACAGAAACAATCGGACTTCAAGCTCAGGTCTGTCATGTCTTATTAACCATTTCATCATATTTGGTCTCCCGTCTCCACAGTAAATAACATTCAGTTGGTTTAGCTGTTCAGACTGTCTCTGGTTAGCCGCTACCAGCTAACCCACATACAGGGTCCACCTGgtctttctgttattttcattGCCACCCTGGAACAACATGAGCTGCAGTCAGCAGTCGGCTCAAAAAGCTGGCCTCTCCATAACGACCTCAGGTCTGGATAACGAGGTTCCCTCGGCTTGTAAAGGAGCTGAAAAGCAGCAACCCTCACCGGCTCCCCTTTACCCGGCCGGCCCCTTTTCTTCCATCTCCTCAGTAAATCGTGTGCTCGCTGAAAAAAGCCCCACAGCGCTTGGAATAGCGGGAATAAAGAGGCTCAGTGCCTGTGCCAGCGCGCGCTGCTGTAGGTCCTTTTTCCACGTGCGGTCACAGGCGCGCGCCTCGTAGACCAATAACCTTGTTAGCTCCCCTCTCTGTCATTCATGATGCAAATGAGACAGCTTGTGAACGGCCAGAAGCCCGcgaaacacagagagacactTCTCCTCTCTCCCCCTCCTACCTTCCTCTGTGGAGGACACATGGCCGCTCGGAGAGGCATGGAGGGCTGCAGGGAGGCGCAGAGAGCGGTGCGCTTTGTGGCTGCAGCCGGCAGCGGCTGTTAGCATATTAATGCAGAGTGTGACTCCATTGTCTAGAGTCATCACCTCACCTCACCCAATGGCCCTCCAGCCCTCTGAACCGAAAGACACGACTCAGTGAGACGCTGGACAAAgatggggggaggagggggagatGTGTGGAATGTGTCATGGAgcagattttatgttaaatcaGCCTGCCATACACCCTGTCCAGACCTCTGTGAGGCTCTGCAGGAAGAATAGAGTGGCCCTGCAGGGACCCCGCCCCTTCCTCTGTTCCTNNNNNNNNNNNNNNNNNNNNNNNNNNNNNNNNNNNNNNNNNNNNNNNNNNNNNNNNNNNNNNNNNNNNNNNNNNNNNNNNNNNNNNNNNNNNNNNNNNNNNNNNNNNNNNNNNNNNNNNNNNNNNNNNNNNNNNNNNNNNNNNNNNNNNNNNNNNNNNNNNNNNNNNNNNNNNNNNNNNNNNNNNNNNNNNNNNNNNNNNNNNNNNNNNNNNNNNNNNNNNNNNNNNNNNNNNNNNNNNNNNNNNNNNNNNNNNNNNNNNNNNNNNNNNNNNNNNNNNNNNNNNNNNNNNNNNNNNNNNNNNNNNNNNNNNNNNNNNNNNNNNNNNNNNNNNNNNNNNNNNNNNNNNNNNNNNNNNNNNNNNNNNNNNNNNNNNNNNNNNNNNNNNNNNNNNNNNNNNNNNNNNNNNNNNNNNNNNNNNNNNNNNNNNNNNNNNNNNNNNNNNNNNNNNNNNNNNNNNNNNNNNNNNNNNNNNNNNNNNNNNNNNNNNNNNNNNNNNNNNNNNNNNNNNNNNNNNNNNNNNNNNNNNNNNNNNNNNNNNNNNNNNNNNNNNNNNNNNNNNNNNNNNNNNNNNNNNNNNNNNNNNNNNNNNNNNNNNNNNNNNNNNNNNNNNNNNNNNNNNNNNNNNNNNNNNNNNNNNNNNNNNNNNNNNNNNNNNNNNNNNNNNNNNNNNNNNNNNNNNNNNNNNNNNNNNNNNNNNNNNNNNNNNNNNNNNNNNNNNNNNNNNNNNNNNNNNNNNNNNNNNNNCCTGGGTTTCTACCCCCCCTCCCGGGTTTCTGCCCCCCCTCCCGGGTTTCTGCCCGGCTCAGTGTGGTGGTAAAAATGGAAATGACGGAAAGCTGGAAAACTGAAGCCAGAAGAAACAAACTGCGATTCCAGACCTTCAGAACCCGATTTGACCCGTAAACCCACTGCAGCTTTGTGGGGCTgcacccacagcatgataccaCCACTACCGATTCTGGTGAGATTTTATGACGGCAGATAGAGATTATTTTAtggattattctgacaattaaataattaatcagataaaacctgcagaaccgggtcagaaccttcTGGTTCCTTTGTATCATCTGGAACCAGCCGACCCGTTCAGCTGCGACCTCTGAACTCAGGACATTTCCTCCAATCAGCTGCAGCGGTCTGGACTTTTCTCTTCTTCAGATCGTTCTCTATAAACCTGAGAGGTTGTGGGTTAaaatctggttccagaaccTGCTGGTACCAGAACCTGCTGGTACCAGAACCTGCTGGTACCAGCAGGTTCATCATGGATCTTCCTCCTcacattagcatgctaacatgctaacatacGCAGCGCACAGACAAACCATCCTCAGTTCTCCTCCTACCTGTGGCGCAGAGGGCGATGAAGGTCTGGACGTGTttccggatcagaaccagcttGTCGTCGGCCAGCGGCAGCCTCCGCACGATGTGCTCGATGAAATCGTTTGGTGTCACCGCCGCCAAGTTCCACTTCAACTTCCCCAAAACCACCAGCTCCCATTCCTGCAGAGAGGAACGACGATCAGAAGGCAGCCGAACCAGAGCAGGAcggacctgtgtgtgtgtgtgtgtgtgtgtgtgtgtgtgtgtgtgtgtgtgtgagctgctTTCATTGTTCCTTTCACTTCCTGAAGGAGGTGACTCATTAGGAGTTGGTGAGTAATCTGAAGGATTAAATCTTGGTTTGTCTCTGCAGCGCCGCAGCCTTGTGACTGTAGCTGGTTTCAAACCGCATGGACTGAGTCATGCGACGCTTCAACATGACTGCAGCCAACCTGCAGCCGCCCGGAGCCTCAGCTGAGGAAACCTTAAGGGAAGCAGCAACGTAATTCCTCCAGAGAATCTCAGAAATCCTTCCTCTGCATGCCAGATGGAAAACgcagcatctgcagcatctgcagcatctgcagcatctgcagcatctgcagcagcCTTGCAACAGACTGGATGCTGACAGAGAGGCAGCAGGCAGCCACTTCCTTCTGCTTCTGCCTTCCTCTGGTCACACCTTCTGTGCAACATTCTGGTTCCTTTACAAGAAATAGTTACTAAAGACAAGCggcgcagcagcagcggcgcagcagcagcggcggcgcaGCTGCGATCACATGGCCTGAGCAGCTGATCTCTGCTTCCTGTGTCAGCATGGCAGCCAAACTGCTGCCTTATACAGAAACAGAAGCAGCTCAAGGACTCGGCGCTGCAGCTGGAAACCAGAGAACCAGAAGGTTCCTGCATTTCTCTGCCCAGTTCAACAAAAACCAGCGACAGAACCAACATCAGCTGGCAGGAAGTAACCATGGAGACGGGCTCAGtgggcagaaccagaacctgcagagCCACCAGATGAACGACTcattaaagacagaaatatgaaaacagaagCTGATGAGgaagctctgtgtgtgtgtgtgtgtgtgtgtgtgtctgtgtgtgtgtgtgtgtctgtgtgtgtgtgtgtgtgtgtgtgtgtgtttgtgtgtgtgtgtgtgtgtgtgtgtgtgtgtgtgtgtgtgtgtgtgtgtgtgtgtgtgtgtgtgtgtgtgtgtccctctGTCCCATCTTGGCTGCAGCTCAGCTGACCCCGTTGATCTGTGTAAATATCTGCCGCCAGGTGGCGGTAGAGACCGCGTCACTTCCTGCTCCGTACAGTAGCAGCTGGAGGCTCTACAGTAGAAACAGCCGCTGCAAAAATTCACTGCGGAACTTCAGCATTTTATGCGCATCAGATGGAGAAACGCGCAGATTATTAGCACATTATTAAAATGACACTAAGCTCTGCTGAAGCTAAATTAATGCAGTGAACAAGAACATTAGAGTGAAAGGCAGCAGATTTTCCGTCTTAATGAAGTTGAGTATGACGTAAGCAGAGGAAGATTAGGGGAgatgtgcagcagctgcagctcaccAGCAGCTCCTGCGGCCTGATGGAGTTATCTGTGTAGATGCAGAGCTTCTCTGCCGTTAATGGTCGCGTCTCCTTCAGCTTGGAGGCCAGGAACATGCAGACGGCgcccagcagctgcaggttgCATTTCTTGATCGGCACCATCGCTAAAAATCTGTCCAGGTAGTTCATGGCCAGAGGGAAAACTTCTTCCTCGCACTTCTGCTCCTCGCAgacctgaagaagaaaacatgatgaGCTTCTAGTTCTCACCAACATTCAACGTTTATATCAAAACCAAATCAGAGATTCATCACATGAAGACAGAGTATAATTTCAGTGACACGCAGCTGGGGCCCGGCCAAGAATCTGGCCCAACCCAAACCGGTTGCGACATCACGGATTAATTCCAAATCAATTTCCttacaaagcagcagaaagtgTCGGATCCATACAGTCAACGGAACCACATTCCAGCAATTCATTCAGCAACAAATGAATTCAAGTCGCAAAGAGCCGAGCCAAAAAAAACTCCCCGACAGCGCAGCACACGGAAACGGGCTTTTTCCTCAGTCgtcatattttcataaaatatttaaaaatagaaataaattatcCGGACTCCTTTTCTTCACGCGATAATCTTCTGCGGGGGCTTCCCCGCCAGAGCCGACCATTCCGACCCGAATCCGGATCCGATAAATGGGATTAAAACGTCAAAATCAGAAGCGAGTCGCGACTGGCAGCTGCGAAGTGCGCCACCCCGGAgccaatttaattatttcaaaaattaattaaaaatctcCAGCAGGTCGCATCGTGACaattttcacatgaaaataaAGCTCCACGGCTCGGCTTCGTTTCCATCCACATGTTGgtcataaatacagaaacattttccacgAATCCAACTTGATTCCTGACAAAGCGCCGCAGAGCCGCAGGGCCCTCAACCTCTTCCgacattttaaacagaaacccCGAAAGTCTGCGCCGCTTTCCGGGCTCCAGTCTGGACCCGACGGACACCTGAGCGTCTCCGCTGCCAGAACCGAACCGGGCCGGCCGCTGTTATCCCGCCGTGGTTCTGGAAGCGAGCTTTAAAAGCAGCAGACGCTCCCCTGAAAAGCAACATGGCGATGATAGCAGCGGCGCTACGTGTGCGTGGAAACATTCATGTcatctgaaataaaagcaacatctCAGAACCTCCGGAGTCCCGGGGAAACATGCGGGCTCTCCGGACCAGGACCCGGTTCGGCAGGCGGCGGTCCGGATGGTCGGACTGGAAAATGGACCGACATGTTGGGTCAACATGAGGAACCGAGTGTCGGAACAACGAGCAGCTTCAGAAACCTCAACACGGCCCAGAAGCTTTTGAGAAGAGCACGGAAATAAGAGCCGAACCGGACCGAGCCAGAGCTGGATCGGTACCTCCAACATCCAAGTAGCGACCATCCTCCTCATGAAGGGCTGAATGTCTTTCTGGACGCCTTTGAAATAAGAATACTGCGGCAGGAATCTCTCCTCGATGGTCAGCAGTCTCTGCAGAACTCTGTCATCGCGCAGGAGGTTCGGGTCCGGACGGGCTCGTATGCTGGTGTCCATTTCGAGGCAGAGCAGCTCCATTGTGTTGGGGCGGAAGGAGGGTGGGGGATCTTCCAGCCGAacttcttcaaataaagtgtagAATGTGAGTCTGAGGGAAACGCGTCGTcccgccgcgccgcgccgctcCGATCCGCACAaacttttcctctctctcctctgcgCCTCCAGCGCAGAAGCCTGGCTGCGTGCGCCACTGACGCAATGATTCCGCCCGCCTGCGTGAAGCAGATGCAACAACGTCCTGTTGTCCCTCTTTCTGCCCGTCCTGCTGCGCAAACCGCAAAGCTGAACGTCCCAAAAGCAGATTCAGATTTTAAGGGTTAAcagctttaatttaatcaaatagtTTGTTGTGAAGAACCGAATCAGGCTGGAAGGTTTTTGTTCTTGAACAGAACTTTCTGCTTCATGCGTGTTAAactgaggacacacacacacacacacacacacacacacacacacacacacacacacacacacacacacacacacacacacacacacacacacacggtctTACGTGCTGCTTTTTTATAGAAGCCACCAACAACTTGTGGTTTATCTGATAACTTTCTAGGAAATTTAAGCAGCGCTGAATTTTTTTCGTTCTTTTTGCTGCATTATCTCCTCCTGCAGGCAGATAACACAGAAAAGGTTCGGTTCTGTTCCTTCTGGGGCTCACAGAACCGGTTCCTGCTCCAAACCAAACTATTTGAGAGACAAGCAGGTGGAAGCTGCTGATAGTGTCAGAAAGACTGAGCGGTGATCCGTCCATTCTGACCCAACTCCAGGCTCGGAGCGGAACCGCTCAGCTCCATCATCAGGCTGCGCGGGATGCGGGAGAACCAGGGGGAATGtccctttaaactttttctacGAAGCCGAGtcaagttttcttcttctcctcccagTGAAGCTGGTAGCTGAGCCAATAGCTCTGCGGCTCCGCGCCGACGCGCTGCGATTGTTACTGGGCAGACtttacctctctctctctctgtctctctctctctctctctgtctctctctctctctccctctctctctctctctctctctctctctctctctctctctctctctctctctctctctctctctcgccgcTGCTGCGGTCATCATCAGTCTGACCCCCACTGATTGGCTTAATGAAGGACGGGGGGGGGGACAGAACCGAACCTTTCATcctaaaaataacatgaaactCCTGAACTgatctgttttatttccatctttacaaaataaacggtcagaaaatctatttttaattttctttaattcttaaagacaaaaacctttaaagactttaacagaaaaaaagtagaaataaaaagtttcagtttagAAGCAGACGGGACTCCAGAAAACTCTCCAGGTTCGGCTCCCAGCAGGAGGtcggttccggttccggttccgtTCATTTCACCAgtaaagaaacaattaaaaccgCTAAATAAATGGGAAAAATTATTCTACCTAAaacccataaaaacacaagtgaATGGATGAATCCCCTCTGCTGCCGTCACATTAAACCGTTCCTCCTCCAGTTGGACCTCAGGTTCGGTTCTTCTCCTTCCGGCCCGGTTCCGACGGTTCTGCCAGCAGCGCTCTGCTCCCCGGAAGTGTTCAAACATCACATCCGAATTAAAGTCGGAACACGTCCTGCCTCAGGAACCAGAGCGAGTCCCGGGACGGAACCGGGTCCGGAACCGATCAGTCTCAGTCGGAATCATCAAAAACTGACCCTTTGTGGGCCGATATTAAATTCGGAAccttaataatttaatatttatccgtttcagacatttatttagaatttttccaaatttaaataattaaataaaaagcaggaaaatCCGCTTCAGGTCCAAATAAAGTAACAGCTGGACTTTCTGCTGAATgacgtcatcatcatcatcatcatcatcatcatcatcatcatcatcatcatcatcatcatcttcatcatcatcatcggcGGCCGCAGGGCAGAGATGAAAGCAGCTGATATTTaggaaactttgttttaataaattatttgttagtaaaaggacaaaaatccctgaaaaaattaatttctaaaatcttgatttttaaaaatatctgcagtttaataaacaaacaaggaaATTAGACCGAAAAAATGAATCAGGAATTTATAGTAAAAATCTCAGAACTTCTGctgaatttctgctttttgtttttacaagaataaactataaattaaaatctgttctTGAAGAAACTAGAATTAGTTTCATCAGATTAAATCCGTCAGAATgtctgaaagaaacaaatttatttattttctgcttcttcatcttaataataaaacaatcagATAATTACAGGATTTGGTggcattaaaataatgaaatatataaattaatttggtgtacttataaaaatctgatttaaatatttagtttatatttgaattaaatttttaattgtttttcataaagTAATAAttgatcaacattttttttacctttaatgttttaatgttttaacataaaaaatgaaagaccttatttttaaaatcatttctttaaaactcaaaatgtcaTTTGCATCCTGGTGcaaaattaatttcacaaagcagcagattgaaaataacaattttaacttgtttttatttgggccttttattattagaaacattttaaaacaataaactgacataaaaagaaaaaccttttaatctCAATAATCCATCTGAGATcatctctgctgcagcagattgAAGATAAAACCTCAGAAAATtctaacaaaactaaaaaaaatgtttttctccacaAAAATGACGTTTTTCCATCAGGCCAGAACATCAGAACATTTGCTTCAGCTGCCATATTTTCTCcaaattgctgtttttctttctggttgAATAGttgcagatgtgtgtgtgtgtgtgtgtgtgtgtgtgtgtgtgtgtgtgtgtgtgtgtgtgtgtgtgtgtgtgtgtgtgtgtgtgtgaaacaatAGCAACACACTGCAGCCAGTCAtccatgttaaaaaaacaccaGACTTGATGCAAAGTGTTGAGCTTCAGTTTGCGGCtcggagaaaaacaaaaaccaggcAGGAGGAAAAAGAGTCGAGTTTCTCTGAAACGGAGAATCTCTGAGTGCTGCTGACCCTCCTctgcttttcctcctcctgtcGCCTCGTGCATTTCCCCCCCTGCTGAGCGCTGCGGCtttggtttccatggcaacgcATCCAGGATCCCCACACACAGACACCTGCCTCCCAAATTCCTGCTGCCGTCACATCAGCGgccggaggaggaagaggaggaagaggaggaagaggagcagccggaggaggaagaggaggaagaggaggaNNNNNNNNNNNNggaggaggaagaggagcagctggaggaggaagaggagcagccggaggaggaagaggaggaagagcagcggTCGGAGCAGGAATGGCTCGGCTCTGATCAGCTTCGCTCCTCCTGGATGATTTTCATCTGATGGATCTCCTGCATCATCTAATCTGCATATGGAGGAAATAATCTCCAATCTGCTCCAGAGTCAGAATATCCAATAATCTGTTTATGTGAAATACATGAGATATGTTGTGATAAATGATTGTTTTGTCTGTAACCTGGTGTCAATCAATCAAAGCTGAAAACGTCGGACTTCCTGCGTTCAGGAGGATTTAGTCTGAAAGGATCGGATCAGATCTGAGGCTCcagcggcaaaagcaaaggaggcggattagcagagctgctaaca from Poecilia reticulata strain Guanapo linkage group LG6, Guppy_female_1.0+MT, whole genome shotgun sequence includes these protein-coding regions:
- the ccnd2a gene encoding G1/S-specific cyclin-D2a, with the protein product MELLCLEMDTSIRARPDPNLLRDDRVLQRLLTIEERFLPQYSYFKGVQKDIQPFMRRMVATWMLEVCEEQKCEEEVFPLAMNYLDRFLAMVPIKKCNLQLLGAVCMFLASKLKETRPLTAEKLCIYTDNSIRPQELLEWELVVLGKLKWNLAAVTPNDFIEHIVRRLPLADDKLVLIRKHVQTFIALCATDFRFAMYPPSMIATGSVGAAICGLQLDSADQSQWGDSLTDLLAKITNTEVDVLKECQEQIERVLESSLREGRQQQQQTQRGPSGKGLDELDQASTPTDVRDVNL